From the Saccharomycodes ludwigii strain NBRC 1722 chromosome I, whole genome shotgun sequence genome, one window contains:
- the EMP47 gene encoding Emp47p (similar to Saccharomyces cerevisiae YFL048C | EMP47 | integral membrane component of ER-derived COPII-coated vesicles (paralog of YLR080W | EMP46)) translates to MYKNSLSKSIFSFLLLVSTFSPYFITNINSVVVQAHESSSAHHETSDALLEPIMSLPDLIKATTPPPNYELLYNAILSEGRIILTPKSTNNGAIWSKNSLDNVPNQFTIEWTFRSINYFGKTDGGISFWFIDGSNYEKLEPIDAINGGDIWKDLKFNGLLLHVDNNGPTGPEVRAILNDGTKTFKDVNQFHESDFASCLLSYQDSSVPITLRLTYDNKDDNSFLKVQVDNKLCFQTRQVSLDNTVLNNKKIKIGVTATNIDRSNINNGESFEILKLNYYPTIIDESLIPNVKTMPQPKYVTQIINKDTGEVTYKEKSIYDDKNIDMDSLYEKLDRIEGKILANDISQLYQKLEDSVELNRLQLKKIDALVSVLSAYSRNNDGSTEQSSGSITEDNFQDFIKLNENLEKILSEQERIREFTKQEKNLNINGGNNGVIHADDIMYKLTLWIIPLIVIMMVMAYYTFKIRQEIVKTKLL, encoded by the coding sequence ATGTATAAAAATTCACtttcaaaatcaatattCTCCTTTTTGTTACTAGTTTCAACTTTTTCCCCTTACTTCATCACAAATATCAACAGTGTTGTTGTTCAGGCACACGAATCCTCCTCGGCTCATCATGAAACATCTGATGCATTACTAGAGCCTATAATGTCTTTGCCTGATTTAATTAAAGCCACAACACCGCCACCCAACTAcgaattattatataatgcCATACTAAGTGAAGGTCGTATTATTTTAACCCCAAAAAGTACCAATAATGGTGCCATTTGGTCTAAAAATTCTTTAGACAATGTCCCAAATCAATTCACCATAGAATGGACCTTTAGAAGTATAAACTATTTTGGTAAAACGGATGGGGGTATTTCCTTTTGGTTTATAGACGGTTCCAACTATGAAAAGTTGGAGCCGATAGATGCTATCAACGGTGGTGATATTTGGAAAGATTTGAAATTCAATGGTTTATTGTTACATGTCGACAATAATGGTCCAACTGGACCCGAAGTTAGAGCCATTTTAAATGATGGtacaaaaacttttaaGGACGTTAATCAATTCCACGAATCGGATTTTGCTTCTTGTTTATTAAGTTATCAAGATAGTTCTGTCCCAATAACTTTGAGATTGACTTATGACAATAAAGATGATAATAGCTTTTTGAAAGTGCAAGTTGACAACAAGCTTTGTTTCCAAACTAGACAAGTTAGTTTGGATAATACtgtattaaataataaaaaaattaaaattggtGTTACCGCAACAAACATTGACAGaagtaatattaataacggGGAAAGctttgaaattttaaaattaaactaTTATCCAACTATTATTGATGAATCTTTAATTCCAAATGTTAAAACAATGCCCCAACCAAAATATGTCAcacaaattattaataaagacACCGGAGAAGTAACTTATAAGGAAAAATCCATTtatgatgataaaaatattgacaTGGACTCTttatatgaaaaattagataGAATCGAGGGTAAAATTTTAGCTAATGATATTTCTCAATTGTATCAAAAATTGGAAGATAGTGTTGAATTGAATAGATTACAACTGAAAAAGATTGATGCGTTGGTGAGCGTATTAAGTGCATATAGTAGAAATAATGATGGTTCTACTGAACAATCATCAGGTTCTATTACTGAGGATAATTTTcaagattttattaaattgaatgaaaatttagaaaaaatattaagtGAACAAGAACGTATTAGAGAATTTActaaacaagaaaaaaatttaaatatcaATGGGGGCAATAATGGTGTTATCCATGCTGATGATATTATGTATAAGTTAACTTTGTGGATAATCCCTTTAATTGTGATTATGATGGTTATGGCTTATTATACATTTAAAATCCGTCAAGAAATTGTCAAAACCAAGTTGTTATGA
- a CDS encoding SelT/SelW/SelH family protein: MTDISSVYPKVSIEFCNKCKWGLRSFWYQQELLQTFDDKIKELSLKPRNDQPGIFLIKGYFYIDTKFHTVVLWDRKIDGGFPDAKTLKQRIKKLLFNEKIDIGKHNDGCDTVLGKSVVSEEGIKTACEDCIGK, translated from the coding sequence atgACAGATATCTCGTCAGTTTATCCCAAGGTTTCGATCGAATTTTGTAACAAATGCAAATGGGGGTTGAGAAGTTTTTGGTACCAACAAGAGTTATTACAAACATTTGAtgacaaaataaaagaactATCCTTGAAACCTAGAAATGATCAACCtggtatatttttaatcaagGGATATTTCTATATCGATACAAAGTTTCATACAGTTGTTTTGTGGGATAGGAAAATTGATGGTGGATTCCCAGATGCCAAAACATTAAAgcaaagaattaaaaagttgCTTTTCAATGAAAAGATTGATATTGGTAAACATAACGATGGATGTGATACTGTTTTAGGTAAAAGTGTTGTTTCTGAAGAAGGTATCAAGACTGCTTGTGAAGATTGCATTGGCAAATAA